Proteins found in one Paenibacillus sp. FSL R10-2782 genomic segment:
- a CDS encoding YfhD family protein: protein MPTNKRFDKVLTKTEKIKRAQSAKNEDVEFSAEQADAQDLEAIRRGEVADRRQERIINDSE from the coding sequence ATGCCCACAAACAAACGGTTCGATAAAGTGCTGACCAAAACCGAGAAAATCAAGCGTGCACAATCTGCTAAAAATGAGGATGTTGAGTTCTCGGCAGAGCAGGCAGATGCTCAGGATTTGGAAGCGATCCGACGCGGTGAAGTAGCTGATCGTCGTCAGGAGCGCATCATAAACGACAGCGAGTAG
- the dcuR gene encoding two-component system response regulator DcuR: protein MINVLIVEDDPMVAEFNRKYTEQVEGFRCGGWAASVEDAKKFLEEQAIDLILLDVYMQESNGLDLLAFIRETGENVDVIVITAASDMNSVKKAMNFGAVDYLIKPFHFNRFLEALTGYREHVSIMRERSLLSQEELDRLLYHKSSTKELARLPKGVTKSTLAMVWNCIRQHEAMLFSTEDIAESAGISRVSMRKYLAFLTEIEALAMETVYGTIGRPVYQYRILPQAEEIMNSYI, encoded by the coding sequence ATGATTAATGTCTTAATTGTAGAAGATGATCCGATGGTTGCCGAGTTTAATCGCAAATATACGGAGCAGGTAGAGGGCTTTCGATGTGGGGGCTGGGCAGCATCGGTAGAAGATGCCAAGAAATTTCTGGAAGAACAAGCGATTGATCTGATTTTGCTGGATGTGTATATGCAGGAAAGCAATGGACTTGATTTATTGGCTTTTATTCGTGAGACAGGAGAGAATGTGGATGTCATCGTGATTACGGCTGCAAGCGATATGAACAGTGTCAAAAAAGCGATGAATTTCGGCGCGGTGGATTATTTGATTAAGCCGTTTCACTTTAACCGTTTTCTGGAGGCGCTCACGGGTTATCGGGAGCATGTCAGTATCATGCGTGAGCGCAGCTTGCTTTCGCAGGAGGAGTTGGATCGGCTGCTTTATCATAAAAGCTCGACCAAAGAGCTGGCCCGGCTACCCAAAGGAGTAACCAAATCCACGCTGGCTATGGTATGGAACTGTATCCGGCAGCATGAAGCGATGTTATTTTCCACCGAGGATATTGCGGAGAGTGCAGGGATATCCAGAGTATCTATGCGCAAGTATCTTGCTTTTTTGACGGAAATTGAGGCACTTGCCATGGAAACCGTATACGGTACCATTGGACGACCTGTTTATCAGTATCGAATTTTACCGCAGGCGGAGGAAATTATGAACAGTTATATTTAA
- a CDS encoding site-2 protease family protein, whose amino-acid sequence MDFLQNIFRVKLEVLPFYLLALIISFTVHEFAHAYYANKFGDPTAKLLGRVTLNPAVHIDLMGTLLLLIGGFGWAKPVPVNRDNFSRPRSMGIVVSAAGPLSNLLLAFVATLIYAVLLHFQVLPNIENQRVAQAINLFINSLISLNLFLFIFNLIPLPPLDGYRIVEDVAPTPLRRKLQHFEQWSIFIFLLILVIPQVRAVTIEPLYVLSQTIYVQFLQFAFYIIGLFGA is encoded by the coding sequence ATGGATTTTTTACAAAATATTTTTCGTGTGAAGTTAGAGGTTCTTCCGTTTTACTTGCTGGCTCTGATCATATCTTTTACGGTGCATGAATTTGCGCATGCGTATTATGCCAATAAATTCGGTGACCCTACAGCCAAGCTGCTGGGACGCGTGACTTTAAATCCGGCAGTGCATATTGATCTGATGGGTACGCTGCTGCTGCTGATCGGGGGCTTCGGCTGGGCCAAACCGGTTCCAGTCAACCGTGACAATTTCAGTCGTCCACGTTCTATGGGGATTGTCGTGTCTGCTGCTGGACCACTGAGCAATTTGCTGCTTGCCTTTGTGGCTACCTTGATTTATGCGGTGCTGCTTCATTTTCAGGTGCTGCCGAATATCGAGAATCAGCGGGTGGCTCAGGCTATCAACTTGTTTATCAATTCATTGATTAGTTTGAATCTGTTTTTATTTATTTTTAATTTAATTCCGCTGCCACCGCTGGATGGCTACCGGATTGTGGAGGATGTGGCCCCTACACCGTTGCGCCGCAAACTTCAGCATTTTGAGCAATGGTCCATCTTTATTTTTCTGTTGATCCTTGTTATCCCGCAGGTGCGGGCGGTGACGATTGAGCCGCTGTATGTGCTATCCCAGACGATTTATGTGCAGTTTTTGCAGTTCGCTTTTTACATCATCGGATTATTTGGAGCCTAA
- a CDS encoding 16S rRNA (uracil(1498)-N(3))-methyltransferase, with protein sequence MQRYFIPAEQFLEDHVIVTGEDARHIAKVMRGRSGDKIIVSDGVSREALAALDTIEQDRVTATIVEPLEMTSEPHVQVTIAQSLPKGDKMETVMQKCTEIGAAGFVPFLSERTVVQYDAKKEGKRLERWRKIVKEAAEQSHRNRIPEISAPMTWKELLASFSQYDLVCYCYEKEQGRQLRDVIQPLAGQWTSMDKPCVLLVVGPEGGFSEAESLEAEQAGAQSTGLGRRILRAETAGMAALACILYESGEMGGV encoded by the coding sequence ATGCAGCGTTATTTTATTCCGGCAGAGCAGTTTCTGGAAGACCATGTGATCGTGACGGGTGAGGATGCGCGACATATAGCCAAGGTCATGCGCGGTCGTAGTGGTGACAAAATTATAGTCAGTGACGGGGTATCCAGGGAAGCGCTGGCTGCGTTGGATACGATAGAACAGGATCGAGTGACGGCGACGATCGTCGAGCCGCTGGAGATGACCTCCGAACCGCATGTGCAGGTCACCATTGCCCAAAGTCTTCCCAAGGGAGACAAGATGGAGACCGTTATGCAAAAATGTACAGAAATCGGGGCAGCGGGGTTTGTCCCGTTTTTGTCCGAGCGTACGGTCGTGCAGTATGATGCGAAAAAGGAAGGCAAGCGGCTGGAGCGCTGGCGCAAGATTGTAAAGGAAGCGGCTGAGCAAAGCCACCGTAACCGGATTCCAGAAATAAGTGCGCCGATGACGTGGAAAGAGCTGCTGGCTTCTTTTTCGCAGTATGATTTGGTATGCTATTGTTATGAAAAAGAGCAGGGACGGCAGCTACGGGATGTGATTCAGCCTTTGGCAGGACAATGGACGTCGATGGACAAGCCATGTGTTTTGCTGGTAGTGGGTCCGGAAGGCGGCTTCAGCGAAGCGGAGAGCCTGGAGGCCGAGCAGGCCGGGGCGCAGTCTACGGGGCTGGGAAGACGCATTTTGCGTGCGGAAACCGCAGGTATGGCTGCATTGGCTTGCATTTTATATGAGTCAGGAGAAATGGGAGGGGTTTAA
- a CDS encoding 2-hydroxycarboxylate transporter family protein, protein MENATNQPIIQRWQKWRKNPADGIRVLGRIKVGVIPLPLYVVIALIVYAAAITQRLPNDLLGGFAVIMILGILLSDLGAKLPVLKHIGGPAILSLMVPSLMVFWNMFPPSAMGAVHTLMKTSNFLYFYIACLVTGSILGMDRKMLMNGIVKIFAPIIIGSIAAVAVGMVVGMAFGYSAYHTFFYIIIPIISGGIGEGILPLSISYGLVLGKDSAIFVSQFIPAAIIGNIVAIIGAGILKKMAEKNPHTSGNGKLLKLDKEGEKLSPVNLEQPVSFPLMGGGLLLACTFFIVGKLLEPYLHIPGPILMILAAALMKCIQAMPAQIEQGAFHLYKCIAASLTWPLMVGLGILYVPLDSVVGILTIPYAITCASVVITLIVAGYFTGKWIHMYPVEAALVTSCRGGLGGTGDVAILSASNRMELMPFAQIATRIGGAATVILATLLLNLWS, encoded by the coding sequence ATGGAAAATGCTACAAACCAGCCGATCATTCAAAGATGGCAAAAATGGCGTAAAAATCCTGCAGACGGCATCAGGGTGCTGGGCAGGATAAAAGTGGGAGTTATTCCGCTTCCGCTTTATGTCGTGATTGCGTTAATTGTATACGCAGCTGCGATTACACAGAGACTTCCGAACGATCTGCTGGGCGGATTTGCCGTCATTATGATTTTAGGCATACTGCTCAGTGATCTGGGGGCCAAACTTCCTGTGCTCAAGCATATTGGGGGTCCGGCCATTCTGTCACTCATGGTTCCATCGTTGATGGTATTTTGGAACATGTTTCCTCCATCTGCGATGGGTGCTGTACACACGCTGATGAAAACCTCGAATTTTCTTTATTTTTATATCGCTTGTCTGGTCACCGGAAGTATTCTGGGTATGGATCGGAAGATGCTGATGAACGGAATTGTCAAAATTTTTGCCCCCATTATAATAGGCTCTATTGCAGCGGTAGCAGTAGGTATGGTTGTGGGTATGGCTTTTGGCTACAGCGCCTATCATACGTTCTTTTACATCATTATTCCGATTATCTCCGGCGGGATTGGAGAAGGGATTCTACCATTGTCCATTTCATATGGATTGGTGCTGGGCAAGGATTCAGCGATATTCGTATCCCAGTTTATCCCGGCCGCGATCATTGGCAATATTGTTGCCATCATAGGTGCAGGTATTTTGAAAAAAATGGCGGAGAAAAATCCTCATACTTCTGGTAACGGGAAGTTGTTGAAACTTGATAAAGAAGGGGAAAAATTATCTCCAGTGAATCTGGAACAACCTGTTTCGTTTCCATTGATGGGTGGGGGGCTGCTGTTAGCCTGTACTTTCTTTATTGTCGGTAAACTGCTGGAGCCGTATCTTCATATTCCTGGGCCGATTCTGATGATTCTGGCTGCGGCCTTAATGAAGTGTATTCAAGCGATGCCGGCACAGATAGAGCAGGGGGCTTTTCATTTGTACAAATGTATTGCGGCAAGTCTGACATGGCCATTGATGGTAGGATTGGGTATTTTGTATGTGCCTTTGGATAGTGTGGTCGGAATTCTGACAATTCCCTATGCCATAACCTGCGCATCTGTCGTGATTACATTGATTGTTGCTGGATACTTCACAGGAAAATGGATTCACATGTACCCGGTGGAAGCTGCATTGGTAACCAGTTGTCGTGGCGGATTGGGTGGTACGGGGGATGTAGCGATCCTGTCTGCATCGAACCGGATGGAGCTGATGCCTTTTGCACAAATAGCAACACGCATTGGCGGGGCAGCCACAGTCATTTTAGCAACCTTGTTACTCAATTTATGGAGCTGA
- a CDS encoding class I SAM-dependent rRNA methyltransferase, whose amino-acid sequence MPSVILERSRKKRLEHAHPWVFKNEIAKVEGEPEAGDLVSIVNHQGRYLATGYYNPASQITVRVMSYEPLEVMDQSFFAKRFRDCLEHRERFVTGGDAYRLVYGEADFLPGLIVDRFGDVLVVQLLTLGMDRRREEIRDALVEVIGPVGIYERSDVSIRELEGLEQVKGPLYGDCPRHVVVTENGLRIKVDIVEGQKTGYFFDQRENRAAIAPLMTGWGGRSGITLQEVAEQGNAGTAVMKPVNKSGKVVEFPFWDGATVLECFSHTGSFTLNACKYGAKKVTCLDISEHAIESARDNVKLNGFEERVEFVVDDAFQYLRNQVKGVEERTARAGGKGDTSKPLTAGGGRTFDVVILDPPAFAKTKNAVKGATRGYKDINLHGMKLVNEGGYLVTASCSFHMRPELFLDTIKEAAADAGKILRLVDWRAAGKDHPQILGVEEGHYLKFAIFEVRSQAQL is encoded by the coding sequence TTGCCTTCAGTAATATTGGAACGCAGCCGTAAAAAAAGGCTGGAGCATGCGCACCCCTGGGTGTTTAAAAATGAAATAGCCAAGGTGGAGGGTGAGCCGGAGGCGGGTGATCTGGTCAGTATCGTCAACCATCAGGGGCGTTATTTGGCAACGGGTTACTATAATCCGGCCTCACAAATTACGGTGCGTGTGATGTCCTACGAGCCACTGGAAGTGATGGATCAAAGCTTTTTTGCCAAACGGTTCCGCGATTGTCTGGAGCACCGTGAACGTTTTGTGACCGGGGGAGACGCGTATCGGCTGGTATACGGCGAGGCAGATTTTTTACCCGGGCTGATTGTAGACCGTTTTGGCGACGTGTTAGTCGTACAATTATTAACGCTCGGTATGGATCGTCGCAGGGAAGAAATCAGAGATGCACTTGTTGAAGTGATTGGCCCTGTTGGTATTTATGAGCGCAGCGATGTATCCATCCGTGAGTTGGAAGGACTGGAACAGGTCAAAGGGCCTTTATATGGCGACTGCCCGCGTCATGTCGTGGTAACGGAAAATGGCTTGCGTATCAAGGTCGATATTGTAGAGGGTCAGAAGACAGGCTATTTCTTCGACCAGCGTGAGAATCGTGCGGCGATTGCTCCACTGATGACGGGCTGGGGAGGACGCAGCGGAATTACGCTACAGGAAGTAGCAGAGCAGGGTAACGCTGGCACAGCGGTCATGAAGCCTGTGAACAAAAGCGGTAAGGTTGTGGAGTTCCCATTCTGGGATGGTGCAACCGTGCTGGAGTGCTTTTCACATACGGGAAGCTTTACGCTCAATGCCTGCAAATACGGTGCGAAAAAAGTAACCTGTCTTGATATTTCTGAGCACGCGATTGAAAGCGCACGGGATAATGTCAAGCTGAACGGCTTTGAGGAACGCGTCGAGTTTGTCGTGGACGATGCTTTTCAATATTTGCGCAATCAGGTTAAAGGCGTAGAGGAACGTACCGCGCGGGCCGGGGGAAAAGGAGATACCTCGAAGCCGCTAACAGCAGGGGGCGGACGTACCTTTGATGTAGTTATTCTTGATCCACCAGCCTTTGCGAAAACAAAGAATGCGGTCAAAGGGGCTACCCGTGGATATAAGGATATTAATCTGCACGGGATGAAGCTGGTCAATGAGGGCGGCTATTTAGTGACTGCGAGCTGCTCGTTCCATATGCGGCCGGAGCTATTTCTGGACACGATTAAGGAAGCGGCGGCAGATGCCGGAAAAATCCTCCGTCTGGTGGATTGGAGAGCGGCTGGCAAGGATCATCCTCAGATTCTGGGTGTAGAGGAAGGCCATTATTTGAAATTCGCCATTTTTGAGGTGCGTAGCCAGGCACAATTGTAG
- the mtaB gene encoding tRNA (N(6)-L-threonylcarbamoyladenosine(37)-C(2))-methylthiotransferase MtaB — protein sequence MPSVAFYTLGCKVNFYDTEAIWQLFKNEGYEQVDFDEQTADVYLINTCTVTNTGDKKSRQIIRRAIRRNPDAIVAVTGCYAQTSPAEIMDIPGVDLVIGTQDRDKIIPFVQEIQESRQPVNAVRNIMKTRVFEEMDVPDFANHTRAFLKIQDGCNNFCTFCIIPWSRGLSRSRDAASIMAQARQLVHAGYKEIVLTGIHTGGYGDDMDNYDLSDLLWDLEKVEGLERIRISSIEASQIDEKMLDVLNRSNKLVRHFHIPLQAGDDTVLKRMRRKYTTEEFYNKMLMIRKAMPDVAITTDVIVGFPGETDEMFRNGYELMKKIGFSEMHVFPYSKRSGTPAARMEDQVDEDVKNARVHELIKLSEQMQLAYAEKFVGQVLEVIPEVSPKGTEDSGMLHGYSDNYIQLVFEGTEDLVGKVCRVKLTKAGVHESEGQLVRVLENGLQTAL from the coding sequence ATGCCGTCAGTGGCATTTTACACATTGGGTTGTAAGGTAAACTTTTATGATACAGAAGCGATTTGGCAGCTGTTCAAAAATGAAGGCTATGAGCAGGTAGATTTTGATGAGCAGACAGCTGACGTCTACCTTATTAATACGTGCACCGTTACGAATACCGGCGATAAAAAGAGTCGTCAGATCATTCGCCGTGCGATTCGTCGGAACCCAGATGCTATTGTGGCAGTGACGGGCTGTTACGCTCAGACTTCTCCTGCCGAAATTATGGATATTCCCGGTGTCGATCTCGTGATTGGTACACAGGACCGGGACAAAATTATTCCGTTTGTTCAGGAGATCCAAGAGTCGCGTCAACCAGTGAATGCTGTGCGCAATATTATGAAAACGCGTGTGTTCGAGGAAATGGATGTGCCTGATTTTGCTAACCACACACGTGCGTTTTTGAAAATTCAGGATGGCTGCAACAACTTTTGCACCTTCTGCATCATTCCGTGGTCGCGTGGTTTGTCCCGCAGCCGCGATGCTGCGAGCATTATGGCTCAGGCGCGTCAATTGGTGCATGCGGGTTATAAAGAAATTGTGCTCACAGGCATTCATACAGGTGGTTATGGTGACGACATGGACAATTATGATCTGTCCGATCTGCTGTGGGATCTGGAGAAGGTGGAAGGGCTGGAGCGTATCCGTATCAGTTCCATTGAAGCCAGCCAGATTGATGAAAAAATGCTTGATGTGCTGAATCGTTCCAATAAGCTGGTGCGTCATTTTCACATTCCGCTTCAGGCGGGAGATGACACCGTGCTGAAACGGATGCGCCGTAAATACACAACAGAAGAGTTCTACAATAAAATGCTTATGATTCGCAAGGCGATGCCGGATGTGGCGATTACGACAGACGTTATTGTTGGCTTTCCTGGGGAAACGGACGAAATGTTCCGCAACGGCTATGAGTTGATGAAAAAAATTGGCTTCTCGGAAATGCATGTGTTCCCTTATTCCAAGCGCAGCGGTACGCCTGCGGCGCGTATGGAGGATCAGGTGGACGAGGACGTGAAAAATGCACGTGTGCATGAGCTGATTAAACTGTCAGAGCAAATGCAGTTGGCTTATGCAGAGAAGTTTGTCGGTCAGGTGCTGGAGGTCATTCCGGAAGTTTCGCCGAAAGGGACCGAAGATAGCGGCATGCTTCACGGTTACAGTGACAACTACATTCAATTGGTGTTTGAAGGTACTGAGGATCTGGTTGGCAAGGTGTGCCGCGTGAAGCTGACGAAGGCGGGCGTTCATGAAAGCGAAGGCCAATTGGTCCGTGTACTGGAAAATGGGCTGCAAACAGCTCTCTAA
- a CDS encoding Na/Pi symporter → MLIHVILPLCGGLLIFLGGMKLMEAALRHLAGPFLTRWLNRATVSPWRGMLFSSGITALLQSSTAVTVLTIGLVNAGLLTYGRTLGIILGTNIGTCLTTELMGLQLGKLAVPLLCGSLLCWSVAVLWGEAVSSRQYASAGPPSGSNQLSHPQAVQYISLSFAGFSLILAGIRVMQTVGPWIEQAGLFRWFLDHAAANMWWAFAAGACLTALVHSSAAVIGMAISLAAAGALPADVGIAIVIGSNVGTCVTALIAAVGGSVSGKFVAWSHVLLNVGGALLFMPLIPGLEMAAAWISTEPGAKVAHAQTLFNVISSLLVLPVCYLPVWTRLENRMSPNIIKR, encoded by the coding sequence GTGTTAATTCATGTTATTTTGCCGCTGTGCGGTGGGCTGCTTATTTTCTTGGGCGGGATGAAACTGATGGAAGCGGCCCTCCGGCATTTGGCTGGCCCCTTCCTCACCCGCTGGCTTAACCGGGCCACCGTCTCCCCTTGGCGGGGCATGCTGTTCAGCTCAGGCATTACCGCCCTGTTGCAGAGCAGCACTGCTGTCACGGTGCTGACCATCGGACTGGTCAACGCCGGGCTGTTGACCTACGGCCGCACGCTCGGTATTATCCTGGGCACCAATATTGGTACCTGCCTGACTACCGAGCTAATGGGTCTCCAGCTAGGCAAGCTGGCTGTTCCACTGCTCTGCGGCTCGCTGCTTTGCTGGAGCGTCGCTGTCTTGTGGGGCGAGGCTGTCTCCAGCCGCCAGTATGCGTCTGCCGGGCCACCATCCGGCTCCAATCAGCTTAGCCATCCGCAGGCTGTACAATATATCAGCCTCAGCTTTGCTGGATTTTCGCTGATTCTTGCGGGTATTCGCGTGATGCAGACAGTCGGCCCCTGGATTGAGCAGGCCGGGCTGTTCCGCTGGTTTCTGGACCACGCTGCGGCCAACATGTGGTGGGCCTTCGCCGCCGGGGCCTGCCTGACCGCACTGGTTCACAGCAGCGCCGCCGTTATTGGCATGGCGATCAGCCTTGCGGCTGCGGGAGCTTTGCCAGCCGATGTGGGTATCGCCATCGTCATTGGCTCCAACGTTGGCACCTGCGTGACGGCCCTGATTGCGGCTGTCGGCGGCAGCGTGTCCGGCAAATTTGTGGCCTGGTCCCACGTGCTGCTGAACGTAGGCGGGGCGTTGCTGTTTATGCCGCTGATCCCCGGGCTGGAAATGGCAGCCGCCTGGATATCCACCGAGCCTGGAGCCAAGGTCGCCCATGCTCAAACCCTGTTTAACGTGATCAGCTCTCTGCTTGTCTTGCCAGTCTGCTATTTACCTGTATGGACACGTTTGGAGAATCGCATGTCTCCCAACATCATCAAACGTTAA
- the prmA gene encoding 50S ribosomal protein L11 methyltransferase translates to MLWHEITIHTTEEAVEMISNFLHEAGAGGVSIEESGSLNKPRDTSYGQWYDRPLNDIPEGQATIKGYFAEEIEMDVIRSQIEPRVEELRTFDIDPGEVRYELKTVNEDDWANAWKQYFKPLRVSDRLTIKPTWEAYDPASEDEKIIELDPGMAFGTGTHPTTSLCLRALESVIKGGEEVIDVGTGSGILAIGAVQLGAKHVLALDLDPVAVSSARENTHLNGLEDRITIKESDLLSVLNASDPTLGIQLPVKLVVANILAEIILLFIDDVYKALEPGGIYIASGIWKNKEEVVENALKAAGFDIAETCRDEDWLAFVARKR, encoded by the coding sequence ATGTTGTGGCATGAAATTACAATACATACAACCGAAGAAGCCGTCGAAATGATTTCGAATTTTCTGCACGAAGCAGGTGCGGGAGGGGTTTCCATTGAAGAATCCGGTTCGTTGAACAAACCACGCGATACGTCCTACGGACAGTGGTATGATCGGCCCTTGAATGACATTCCTGAAGGACAAGCGACCATCAAGGGGTATTTTGCCGAAGAAATTGAGATGGACGTGATCCGTTCGCAAATTGAGCCACGCGTCGAAGAATTGAGAACATTCGATATTGACCCTGGCGAGGTTCGGTATGAGCTGAAAACGGTCAATGAGGATGACTGGGCGAATGCCTGGAAGCAATATTTCAAGCCATTGCGTGTGTCGGATCGTCTAACGATCAAACCGACTTGGGAAGCCTATGATCCTGCCAGTGAAGATGAAAAAATCATTGAGCTGGACCCCGGCATGGCCTTTGGCACTGGAACGCATCCCACAACATCACTTTGTCTGAGAGCGTTGGAATCTGTGATCAAGGGTGGAGAAGAAGTCATTGATGTGGGCACAGGCTCCGGCATTTTGGCGATCGGAGCCGTGCAACTGGGAGCGAAGCATGTACTGGCTCTGGACCTTGATCCCGTAGCGGTATCCAGTGCGCGGGAAAATACCCATCTGAATGGGTTGGAGGATCGCATTACCATTAAAGAGAGCGATCTGCTGTCCGTGCTGAATGCGAGCGATCCGACGCTGGGTATCCAACTGCCAGTCAAGCTGGTGGTCGCTAATATTTTGGCCGAAATTATTTTGCTGTTTATTGATGATGTGTACAAGGCTCTGGAGCCAGGTGGTATTTATATCGCTTCAGGAATTTGGAAGAACAAAGAAGAGGTTGTCGAAAACGCATTGAAGGCGGCGGGCTTCGACATTGCCGAAACGTGCCGGGATGAGGACTGGCTGGCGTTTGTGGCGAGAAAGAGGTAA
- a CDS encoding malic enzyme-like NAD(P)-binding protein: MSSLTEEIRQLHEGGKMETQPKQPIASMEELSKIYTPGVAEICMEIANDPAKAYQLTIKKNTVAVVSDGTAVLGLGDIGPEAAMPVMEGKAVLFKQFAGVDAFPICLNTKDPDEIVQIVKMIAPAFGGINLEDISSPRCFEIERRLKEELDIPVFHDDQHGTAVVVLAGLVNALKVCGKKIEDVKVVFAGIGAAGTACSRMLLKAGVRNLIGVDRQGAIHRGVEYSNPHWTEYASMTNPYNLSGSLSEVIVGADVFIGLSGPDLLSVKDIQSMATDPIVFAMANPKPEIDPALAAPYVRVLATGRSDFPNQINNVLCFPGIFRGALDCHATTINEEMKLAAGLAIADAISPEELSETYIIPNVFNPKVVSKVRDAVIRAAWETGVAKAGKAPAAALHPQKL, encoded by the coding sequence ATGAGTAGCTTAACAGAAGAAATCAGACAATTACATGAGGGCGGTAAAATGGAGACCCAACCGAAGCAGCCGATTGCAAGCATGGAGGAACTATCCAAGATTTACACTCCCGGCGTAGCTGAAATCTGTATGGAGATTGCAAATGATCCAGCTAAAGCGTATCAATTAACGATCAAAAAAAATACAGTGGCGGTCGTATCGGACGGAACAGCGGTGCTAGGATTGGGAGATATCGGACCAGAGGCGGCTATGCCTGTGATGGAAGGTAAGGCGGTTCTATTCAAACAATTTGCAGGCGTAGACGCATTTCCAATCTGCCTTAATACGAAGGACCCTGATGAAATTGTTCAAATTGTCAAAATGATTGCCCCTGCCTTTGGTGGTATTAATTTGGAGGATATCTCTTCACCGCGCTGCTTTGAGATTGAGAGACGATTAAAAGAGGAGCTGGACATTCCGGTATTTCATGATGATCAGCATGGTACGGCCGTCGTCGTGTTGGCAGGTCTGGTGAATGCATTGAAGGTATGCGGCAAAAAAATAGAGGATGTCAAAGTGGTATTTGCAGGTATCGGTGCGGCGGGTACGGCTTGCTCTCGGATGTTGCTTAAGGCGGGTGTACGCAATCTGATTGGCGTTGATCGGCAGGGAGCCATTCATCGTGGCGTGGAATATAGCAATCCACATTGGACGGAGTATGCGAGCATGACCAATCCGTACAATTTGAGTGGTAGTTTATCTGAGGTGATTGTGGGGGCCGATGTGTTCATCGGTCTGTCAGGCCCGGATTTACTGAGTGTGAAGGATATTCAGAGCATGGCTACTGATCCTATCGTCTTCGCCATGGCGAACCCGAAGCCGGAAATTGACCCAGCCTTAGCAGCCCCTTATGTGCGTGTTCTGGCTACGGGCCGCTCTGATTTTCCAAATCAGATTAACAATGTGCTGTGCTTTCCGGGAATTTTCCGGGGCGCACTGGATTGCCATGCCACGACGATTAATGAAGAAATGAAGCTGGCTGCCGGGCTTGCTATTGCTGATGCGATCAGCCCTGAGGAGCTAAGTGAAACTTATATCATACCTAATGTGTTTAATCCGAAGGTGGTCTCTAAGGTTCGTGATGCTGTCATTCGCGCTGCGTGGGAGACAGGAGTAGCCAAGGCAGGTAAAGCTCCTGCCGCTGCTTTGCACCCGCAAAAGTTATAG
- a CDS encoding NUDIX domain-containing protein, protein MAAKKEISAGGVVYRNQGEKLEIQLITDRYGKVSLAKGKMEPGETIEQTALREIREETGLNGRIIQHVDMIAYTYQHAEFGEVDKEVHYYLVEALDGDLQAQIEEIKGVAWHTPEEAWLLQRQGGYDNNDVILSKALSMLGINV, encoded by the coding sequence ATGGCAGCAAAAAAGGAAATTTCCGCAGGCGGTGTTGTGTACCGCAACCAAGGGGAGAAGCTTGAAATTCAACTGATTACCGACCGATACGGCAAGGTCTCTTTGGCTAAAGGCAAGATGGAGCCAGGAGAAACGATCGAACAGACGGCTTTACGTGAAATTCGTGAGGAAACTGGGCTGAACGGACGGATTATCCAGCATGTGGATATGATTGCTTATACGTATCAGCATGCTGAATTCGGGGAAGTGGACAAGGAAGTCCATTATTATCTCGTAGAGGCACTGGATGGGGATTTACAGGCACAGATTGAAGAAATTAAAGGTGTTGCATGGCATACGCCTGAGGAAGCATGGCTTCTCCAGCGCCAAGGCGGATATGACAACAATGATGTCATTTTGAGCAAGGCGCTGTCCATGCTGGGAATTAACGTTTGA